The Ornithinimicrobium sufpigmenti genome includes the window GATGTCCGGCTCCCCACCGGTGGCCACCCAGGCGTTGGTGACGACGTCGGTCGTGGTGGGGTCGACCAGGGCGGCGGAGAGGGCGGCGTTCGCGTCATACCCCGTCGTGCCCTCGCACGCCCATCCCTGCGGCAGCCGCTCGCTGCCCTCGAGGATCTTCTCCACCCACACCGGGGTGCCGGGCTGCAGCCGGGAGCGCAGCTGCTCCAGGTAGCCGGTCGGGTCGGCCAGGCCGTCCGGGTGGTCGATGCGGAAGCCGTCGATGACGCCGCGGTGGTGCAGGTCGAGCAGCAGCTCGTGGGTGTCGGCGAAGACGTCGGGCTCCTCCACCCGTACCCCGATCAGCCCGTCGACCTCGAAGAAGCGGCGGTAGTTGAGCAGCTCGCCGCCCTCCAGCCAGGACCCGAGCAGCCAGTGCTGGGCGTCGAGCAGGGCGGTGACCGCGGCCGGGCTGTCGGGACCGTCGGGGTGCTCCTGCGCGATCCGCTCGGTCCCGGGAGCCAGCGGCAGCACGTGCTCGTAGTAGCGGACCACCGGCAACCCGGCCGCGGGCCCCTCGTCGTCCCGGCCGGTGTCAAGGCTGATCTCCCCACGGGAGACCACCTCGGCCAACGGGTCGCCCAGCACGGGCAGCCCCAGGCGGCCGGACAGGTGGTCCCAGTCGATGTCGAACCAGTGCGCCCGCGGTGCGGTGCGACCCTCCCGCAGCACCTCCCACAGCGGGGCGTTGCGCCAGAACGGGGCGACCATCGCCATGTGGTTGGGCACGACGTCGACGATCAGCCCCATCCCGCGCTCGTGGCAGGCGGCGGCCAGCTCCTCGAGCGCCTCCTGGCCCCCGATCTCGGGGTTGATCTCGGTGTGGTCGACCACGTCGTAGCCGTGCTCGGAGCCGGGGACGGCGGTCAGCACCGGCGAGAGGTAGACGTGGCTGACCCCCAGCGCGTGCATGTAGGGCACGACCTCCAGCGCGTCCGCGCAGGTGAAGCCGGCGTGCAGCTGCAGCCGGTAGGTCGCGGTGAGGGGACGGGGTTCAGGGGAGGCCGGCTGGGGAGCGGTCGGCTCGGGGGAGGTCGCATCGTTCATGGCCCGGTCATTGTGTCAAGGCCGCGACCCCGCTGCCGACCCAACGAGCCCAGCGTGACCTCGCACCCCACGTGCAGCCGGGACGTCATGGGTGAGCCGGCAGGAACCGGCCCACCCATGACGAACCGGCTCCAGGTGCGCCGGCGGAGATTCGGCGACGCCCCCGCGCGCCCATACAGTGACAGGGTGGCTGCCATCCCCTCTCCTGCCGCCGACCGCGTGCCTGTCCCCAGCACCGCCCATCCCCTGCGGCGCCTGGCTGAGGACCGCATCCTCGTGCTGGACGGCGGGTACGGGTCGATGCTGCAGCAGGAGGGGCTCCGCGAGGAGGACTTCCACGGGGAGGGGCCGCCGTGGGAGGTGCACCAGGGGACCGCGCTGCGCGGCAACTTCGACCTGCTCGGGCTGACCCGGCCCGAGGTGGTCGCCGGGGTGCACCGTGCCTACCTGGAGGCAGGCGCCGACATCCTCACCACCAACTCCTTCTCGGCCACGTCGATCGCCCAGGCCGACTACGGCACCCAGGCGCTGGTGCGGGAGATGAACGTGGCCGCGGCCCGGGTCGCGCGGCAGGTGGCGGACGAGGTGGCCGCCGCCACCGGCCGTCCGCGCTGGGTGGCTGGATCGCTGGGCCCGACCAACCGCACCGCCTCCCTCTCCCCCGACGTCGAGCGCCCCGAGCTGCGGACCGTCACCTACGAGCAGCTGCGCGAGGCGTATGCCGAGCAAGTCGAGGCCCTGCTGGACGGCGGCGCCGACCTGCTCCTGGTCGAGACGGTCTTCGACACCCTCAACGCCAAGGCGGCCCTGCACGCGATCGCCGACGTGCAGCAGCGGCGGGCCGGGACCGGCGCGACGCCCGTCCCGGTGCTGCTCTCCGGCACCATCACCGACGCCTCCGGGCGCACCCTGTCCGGGCAGACGCCCGAGGCCTTCGCGGTCTCGACCGAGCATGCCCCGCTGCTCTCGGTCGGGCTGAACTGCGCGCTGGGCGCCGAGGCGATGCGCCCGCACCTGCGCGAGCTCGGGGCGGCGGCCACCGCCGGCACCCTCACGTCAGTGCACCCCAACGCGGGGCTGCCCAACGCCTTCGGGGGGTACGACGACACACCGGAGGAGATGGCGCAGGTCCTGGGCGAGATGGCCCGGGAGGGGCTGCTCAACATCGTCGGCGGCTGCTGCGGCACCACGCCCGAGCACATCCGGGCCATCGCCGAGGCCGTGGAGGGGGTGGCGCCGCGCAGACCGGTGACGCCCACGCCATACCTGCGCACGTCCGGGCTGGAGGCCTTCACGCTGTCGCCGGACGTCAACTTCGTCAACGTCGGCGAGCGCACCAACATCACCGGCAGCCCCCGCTTCGCCCGGGCCGTCCAGGAGGGCGACTGGGACGCGGCGGTGGCCATCGCGCGGCAGCAGGTGGAGGCGGGGGCCCAGCTGGTCGACGTCAACGTCGACGAGGGGATGCTCGACGGGCCGGCCACGATGACCCACTTCCTCAACCTGCTGGCGGTCGAGCCGGACGTGGCGCGGGTCCCGGTCATGGTCGACTCCTCCCGCTGGGAGGTGCTGGAGGCCGGGTTGCGCTGCCTGCAGGGCAAGGGCGTGGTCAACTCCCTGTCCCTCAAGGACGGGGAGGAGGAGTTCCTGCGCCGGGCCGCGGTCGTGCGCCGCTACGGCGCCGCGGTGGTGGTGATGGCCTTCGACGAGCAGGGCCAGGCCGACTCCTACGAGCGCCGGATCGCGGTCTGCGAGCGCGCGTTCCGGCTGCTGACCGAGCCCTCGGTGGCGCTGCCGCACCCGTTCCCGCCGCACGACGTGATCTTCGACCCCAACGTGCTGACCGTGGCGACCGGGATGAGCGAGCACGACCGCTACGCGCTGGACTTCATCCAGGCCACCCGGTGGATCAAGGAGCACCTGCCCGGGGCGCTCGTCTCCGGCGGCATCTCCAACGTCTCCTTCTCCTTCCGCGGCAACAACGCCGTGCGGGAGGCGATGCACACCGTCTTCCTCTTCCACGCCATCCGCGCCGGGCTGGACATGGGCATCGTCAACGCCGGCATGCTCGGCGTCTACGAGGAGATCGAGCCCGAGCTCCGGGAGGCGGTCGAGGACGTCGTGCTGGCCCGTCGCGAGGACGCCACCGAGCGGCTGATCGCCCTGGCCGAGCGGATCAAGGCCGACGCCGCGGGCGAGGGTGGCACGGCCGCCGGCTCAGCGGCTGCCGCCGCCCGGCTGGCCTGGCGGGACGCCCCGGTCACCGAGCGGCTGCGGCACGCGCTCGTGCACGGCATCGACGCCTACGTCGTCGAGGACGCCGAGGAGGCCTACCAGGAGCTCGGCTCCCCGCTGCAGGTCATCGAGGGCCCGCTGATGGCGGGCATGGACGTGGTCGGGGACCTCTTCGGCGCCGGCAAGATGTTCCTGCCCCAGGTGGTCAAGTCCGCGCGGGTGATGAAGAAGGCCGTCGCCCACCTGACGCCCTACCTGGAGGCCGACGCCGCCGCCACCGGTGGGCGGACCAAGGGCCGGGTCGTGCTGGCCACCGTCAAGGGGGACGTGCACGACATCGGCAAGAACATCGTCGGCGTGGTGCTGGGCTGCAACGGCTACGACGTCACCGACCTGGGCGTGATGGTCCCGGCGGAGAAGCTGCTGGCCGCGGCCGACGAGCTGGGGGCCGACGTCGTCGGGGTCTCCGGGCTGATCACGCCGAGCCTCGATGAGATGGTGGCGCTGGCGACCGAGATGCAGCGCCGAGGGCTGACCACGCCGCTGCTCATCGGCGGCGCGACGACCTCGGCGGCGCACACGGCGGTCAAGATCGACCCGGCCTACGAGGGCACCGTGGTGCACGTGGTCGACGCCTCCCGTGCGGTGGGTGTCGTCTCCGACGCGATCCACCACGAGGAGAAGCTGCGCGACCGCGTCGCCGGCACCTACGCCGAGCTGCGCGAGCGGCACGGCACCAAGGACGTCCGTCTCGTCCCGCTGGAGCAGGCGCGGGCGGACACCCGCGCGGTGTCCGAGCCGGTGCCGGTGACCCCCGCGCTGCTCGGCACGCAGGTGCTGCAGCCCACGCTCGCAGAGCTGGTCGAGGTCGTGGACTGGACCCCGTTCTTCTCCGCCTGGGAGCTGCGCGGGACCTATCCCCGGATCCTGGAGGACCCCAAGGTCGGCGAGCAGGCCCGCGCCACGTGGGCCGACGGGCAGCGGTGGCTGACGCGGATCCTGGACGAGCAGCTGCTCACCGCGCGGGGCGTGGTGGGGCTGTGGCCCGCGCACCGGGACGGCGACGACATCGTCCTGGACGTGGACGGGGAGGCGACCGTGCTGCATACCCTCCGGCAGCAGCGGGAGCGCAGGCAGGGCGGGTATGCCGCGCTGGCCGACTTCGTCGCCGCGCCCGACGAGCAGGGCCGGCCCCGCGACCACGTCGGGGCGTTCGCGGTGTCGATCCACGGCGCCGAGGACCTGGCGGCGCAGCTGCGGGAGGAGCACGACGACTACGGCGCGATCATGGTGCAGGTGCTGGCCGACCGGCTCGCCGAGGCGTTCGCCGAGTGGCTGCACCGCGAGGTCCGGACCCGGCTGTGGGGCTACGCGCCGGAGGAGGACCTGGCGGTCGAGGACCTGATCAAGGAGCGCTACGACGGCATCCGGCCTGCCCCCGGCTACCCGGCGCAGCCGGACCACACCGAGAAGTTCACCCTGTGGCGGCTGCTGGACGCCCAGGCGGCCGCGGGGATGCTGCTCACCGAGCACGGCGCCATGTCGCCGGGCAGCGCGGTCTCCGGCCTCCTGGTCGGCCACCCGCAGGCGCGGTACTTCGCGGTGGGCCGGGTCGGCCAGGACCAGGTGGTCGACTACGCGCAGCGCAAGGGCTGGAGCAGGACCGAGGCGGAGCGCTGGCTGGGACCGCTGCTGCGGTGAGGGCTCAGGGCAGCGGCCACATCCAGCCACCGGCCATCTGGTAGCGCACCGCGTCCAGCACGATGGCCTCGACCTCCGCGGGCGCGTCGAGGACGACCGTGCCCGCCAGCTGTTCGCCAGGGGCGACGGCCTCGGGGAGCCGCTCGTCCTCGGGCAGGCAGGTGGCACCGTTGCCGCGCAGGCCGCCGGTGACGCCGCCGTCGGGAAGGCGGACCTGGAAGTCCTGGGGGGCCATCGGCAGCTGGTCGAAGCCCAGGTCCTCCATGTCGGGGTTGGCCTCGACCTCGACCTGCAGCCCGATGAACTGCTCCTCCTCCGGCTGTGCACCGTCGGCGCACTCCAGGTCCCTCACCACCTCCTGGATGCGCAGGAGCGCAGCCGGCTCCTCCTCGGCGGTGATCTCCACCCACTGACCCAGCTCGGTGACCCAGTAGCCGGTCTCCTCGTCGAGCTCGTCCTCACCGAGGCCCTCCACGTCCCGGTCCTGGCCGAAGGTGCTGGTCGGAGGCGGCACGTCCTCGGCCGACTCCACGGTCTCCTCGCCGCCGCAGGCCGCGAGCATCAGGGCCGCGAGAACCGCGGCCGTCGGTGTCGTCCAGGGTCGTGCCACTGCGGTCCTCCGTCGGTCGGCTGTCCGTCCACCGTAACGACGAGACCCTGACGTCGCAGGCCAGAGCCATGGCAAGGGCTCGCTGGCCCGCTGGCTTGCTGGTCTGGCGTGCCTGGCCGACCTCAGGGCAGGTTCCACTCCCAGCCGCGCATGCTGCGGAAGGGGAGGCCCTCGAGGACGATGGCCTCGGCCTCCTCCGGGGCGTCGAGCACGAGCGTGCCGCTGACGCTCATGCCGGCGGTGACCGCGTCGGGCAGGTACTCGTCCCGCGGGAGGCAGGTGCGCCCCTCGCCCAGCAGCCGGCCCTCGGTCTGCCCGTCGGGCAGGACCGCCGTGAACTGCTCGGGGTGCAGGTTGAAGGTGGCGCGCGAGCCCGTCTGGCCCAGCTGCGGGCTGGTCTGCACCTCGACCTGCAGGCCGATGAACCGGCCGTTCACCGGCTCCGCGGCGTCCTCGGCGGTGCAGCGCAGGTCCGGGTCGATCCGGGTGATGCGGAACACCGCGTCGGTGACGGTGTCCTCGTCGTCCCGCAGCCCCGCCCACTGGCCCGTGCGCTTGAGCAGGGTGCCGCGTTCGTCGTGGATGGTCTGAGGCCCGAAGTCCTTGCCCGCGGTGATGTCCGCCGGGCCGGTGGTCTCCTGCGCCGTGTCCAGCGAGGTGGAGTGCGGGGAGGTCTGCGCGGAGGTTTCTTCCTCGGAGATCGCCCCGTTCCCGTCCCCTGCGCACCCCGCGAGCAGCAGGACTGCCAGGCTGGCAGTCAGCAGCGGCCCGGCACGGCGCATGTCCGGGTCTCCCTCCGTCGGTGTCCGGTGATCCTACCGACCGCACCTGTCCCGACCTGCACGGACCCTCGCCCGGCGGCCTTGCCAGACTGGTCCTCGATGACCAGCACCCAGCCCCGCATCTCCGTCGAGCTCGTCCCCCGCAGCGTGGAGTCCGTGCGCACGGAGATGGCGCAGGTCCACGCGCACCTGCCCTGGGTGGACACGATCAACATCCCGGACCTGCTGAAGTTCGAGCTGCGCAGCTGGGAGGCGACCAAGGTCGCCGGGGAGGCGGTCCGACGCCCGGACGGCACGGCATACCGGCGCATCCCCCACATCCGGGCCGCGGACGTCAACCCCGACGCGCCGCTGCCGATGGGGCAGGACCTGCTCGACCAGGGCGTGGACGAGGTGCTGGTCGTCTCCGGTGACGACGCCGACTACTTCACCCACCACACCTACCCGGTGGATGCGGTCGACGTCATCCGCCGGTTCCGCGCCGAGCTGCCGCAGGTGCGGGTGTATGCGGGCCTGGACCCGTACCGGACGGGCATCGCGCAGGAGATGCGCTACCTGGAGCGCAAGCTGGCGGCCGGGGCAAGCGGGATCTTCACCCAGCCGTTCTTCGACACCCACCTGATGGCCGCGTGGGCCGGGATCCTGCCGCAGGGTGTGGACGTGTGGTGGGGCGCCACGACGGTGACCACCAAGGGCGCGGCCGGCTACTGGCGCCGGCGCAACCTCGTCGCCTTCCCCACCACCTTCGCGCCGACCATCGACTGGCAGCGTGAGTTCGCCCGCCGCGCCATCGACTTCGCCCGCGAGCGCGGCCAGCACATCTACCTCATGCCGGTCCGCACCTCGGTCATGGACTACCTGGCCGGCGTCCTCTAACCCCCCACAGGACACGGCAAAGGGCCCCACAGGACACGGCAAAGAGCCCCACAGGACACGCGCACGCATGCCCGACGGTCCCCACACGGGCCGGCGAGCGCTCGGGCGGTGCTCCAGGTTGCCGTCTCGCGTGCTCTGTCGGGCCGTCTCGCGTGCTCTGTCGGGCCGTCTCGCGTGTTCTGTGGGGCCGTCTCGCGTGTTCTGTCGGGCCGTCTCGCGTGTTCTGTGGGGCCGTTTCGCGTGCTCTGTCGGGTCAGAGGCGGCGGAAGGCCACCGCCAGCAGCACCGGCTCACCGGCCAGGTCGCTGGCGTCCAGGTCGCACTCGGCCTCGATGACCCAGTCCACGTCGCCCTGAGGGTCGACCACGGTCTGGGTCACCTCCCAGACCCGGCTCGCCTTGCCGTCGGCGATCTGAGCCTGTGCCGGGGGGACCGGGCCCATCCGCAGGTGTTGCGGGCCGCGGGCGTCGGCGTCGAGGACCACCTGGTCGTGGGCGTCGTAGTAGTCACCGACGGCGAGGTCCCAGTCCCCCGGGGTCATCAGCGGCTCCAGCGGCGGCTCGGGCAGGGCGGCGACCTGCGCCTCCAGGGCACCGAGGGCCTCCCACGCGTCGTCGGCGACCAGCTCGACCCGCCGCCACATCGCCTTGCGGAGCATGACCCGGAAGGCCCGCTCGTTGCCGGTGACCGGCCGCACGGGTACCGGCGGGGCACCCGCGGCCTCGCGCGCCGCGGCTGCGGCGACCAGCTCCGGGTCGGTCAGCGCCTCCCACTCCTCCAGGAGCGAGGAGTCGGTCTGCCGGATCGTCTCCCCCAGCCAGTGGACCAGGTCGTGCAGCTCCTCGGTGTAGGCCGACTCCGGGACCGTCTGCCGCAGGGTGCGGTAGGCGTCGGTGAGGTAGCGCAGGACGACGCCCTCGGACCGGGCCAGCTGGTAGAAGCCGACGAACTCGGTGAAGCTCATCGCCCGCTCCCACATGTCGCGCACGACGGCCTTGGGCGAGAGCGCGTCCTCGCGCACCCAGGGGTGGGACTGGCGGTACATCGCCAGCGTGCCCTCGAGCAGCTCGGCCAGCGGCCGCGGCCAGGTGACCTCCTCCAGCAGCGCCATCCGCTCGTCGTAGTCGATCCCGTCGGCCTTCATCTGGCCGACGGCGTCGCCGCGGGCCTTGTAGCGCTGCTGCATCAGGATCGGCATGGGGTCGTCCAGCACCGCCTCCACCACCGAAAGGGCGTCCAGGGCGTAGGTGGG containing:
- the metH gene encoding methionine synthase: MAAIPSPAADRVPVPSTAHPLRRLAEDRILVLDGGYGSMLQQEGLREEDFHGEGPPWEVHQGTALRGNFDLLGLTRPEVVAGVHRAYLEAGADILTTNSFSATSIAQADYGTQALVREMNVAAARVARQVADEVAAATGRPRWVAGSLGPTNRTASLSPDVERPELRTVTYEQLREAYAEQVEALLDGGADLLLVETVFDTLNAKAALHAIADVQQRRAGTGATPVPVLLSGTITDASGRTLSGQTPEAFAVSTEHAPLLSVGLNCALGAEAMRPHLRELGAAATAGTLTSVHPNAGLPNAFGGYDDTPEEMAQVLGEMAREGLLNIVGGCCGTTPEHIRAIAEAVEGVAPRRPVTPTPYLRTSGLEAFTLSPDVNFVNVGERTNITGSPRFARAVQEGDWDAAVAIARQQVEAGAQLVDVNVDEGMLDGPATMTHFLNLLAVEPDVARVPVMVDSSRWEVLEAGLRCLQGKGVVNSLSLKDGEEEFLRRAAVVRRYGAAVVVMAFDEQGQADSYERRIAVCERAFRLLTEPSVALPHPFPPHDVIFDPNVLTVATGMSEHDRYALDFIQATRWIKEHLPGALVSGGISNVSFSFRGNNAVREAMHTVFLFHAIRAGLDMGIVNAGMLGVYEEIEPELREAVEDVVLARREDATERLIALAERIKADAAGEGGTAAGSAAAAARLAWRDAPVTERLRHALVHGIDAYVVEDAEEAYQELGSPLQVIEGPLMAGMDVVGDLFGAGKMFLPQVVKSARVMKKAVAHLTPYLEADAAATGGRTKGRVVLATVKGDVHDIGKNIVGVVLGCNGYDVTDLGVMVPAEKLLAAADELGADVVGVSGLITPSLDEMVALATEMQRRGLTTPLLIGGATTSAAHTAVKIDPAYEGTVVHVVDASRAVGVVSDAIHHEEKLRDRVAGTYAELRERHGTKDVRLVPLEQARADTRAVSEPVPVTPALLGTQVLQPTLAELVEVVDWTPFFSAWELRGTYPRILEDPKVGEQARATWADGQRWLTRILDEQLLTARGVVGLWPAHRDGDDIVLDVDGEATVLHTLRQQRERRQGGYAALADFVAAPDEQGRPRDHVGAFAVSIHGAEDLAAQLREEHDDYGAIMVQVLADRLAEAFAEWLHREVRTRLWGYAPEEDLAVEDLIKERYDGIRPAPGYPAQPDHTEKFTLWRLLDAQAAAGMLLTEHGAMSPGSAVSGLLVGHPQARYFAVGRVGQDQVVDYAQRKGWSRTEAERWLGPLLR
- a CDS encoding methylenetetrahydrofolate reductase is translated as MTSTQPRISVELVPRSVESVRTEMAQVHAHLPWVDTINIPDLLKFELRSWEATKVAGEAVRRPDGTAYRRIPHIRAADVNPDAPLPMGQDLLDQGVDEVLVVSGDDADYFTHHTYPVDAVDVIRRFRAELPQVRVYAGLDPYRTGIAQEMRYLERKLAAGASGIFTQPFFDTHLMAAWAGILPQGVDVWWGATTVTTKGAAGYWRRRNLVAFPTTFAPTIDWQREFARRAIDFARERGQHIYLMPVRTSVMDYLAGVL